From a single Cinclus cinclus chromosome 16, bCinCin1.1, whole genome shotgun sequence genomic region:
- the HAGH gene encoding hydroxyacylglutathione hydrolase, mitochondrial: MLRGGWRGFGTALAAGAVLGAVLRAGPAQLRAKFLHTEHELREPKTVTQADMKVEILPALTDNYMYLLIDQDTREAAIVDPVQPQKVLDAVKKHGVKLTTVLTTHHHWDHAGGNEKLVKMEPGLHVYGGDSRVGALTQRVSHLTALKVGSLNVKCLSTPCHTSGHICYYVTKPNSSEPPAVFTGDTLFVAGCGKFFEGTPEEMYKALIEILGSLDPRTRVYCGHEYTINNLKFARHVEPSNPSIQEKLAWAKAQYDSGEPTIPSTIAEEFTYNPFMRVREKSVQDHAGETDPVRAMGAIRKEKDNFRVPKD, from the exons GTCCAGCACAGCTTCGAGCTAAATTCCTGCACACGGAGCACGAGCTGAGGGAGCCCAAGACAGTGACCCAGGCCGACATGAAGGTGGAAATCCTGCCAGCCCTCACTGACAACTACATGTACCTCCTCATCGACCAGgacaccagggaggctgccatAGTTGATCCTGTGCAGCCCCAGAAG gttTTGGATGCTGTTAAAAAGCACGGCGTGAAGCTGACCACTGTCCTGACCACCCACCACCACTG ggACCATGCTGGAGGCAACGAGAAGCTGGTGAAGATGGAGCCAGGGCTGCACGTGTACgggggggacagcagggtgggggcCCTGACACAGAGAGTGTCCCACCTGACAGCTCTCAAG GTGGGATCTCTAAATGTGAAATGCCTCAGTACGCCGTGTCACACCTCGGGCCACATCTGTTATTATGTGACTAAGCCAAATAGCTCCGAGCCACCTGCAGTTTTTACAG GTGACACCCTGTTCGTGGCTGGCTGTGGCAAGTTCTTCGAGGGCACCCCAGAGGAGATGTACAAGGCACTGATTGAGATTTTGGGCAGCCTGGACCCCAGAACG aGAGTTTACTGTGGCCATGAGTACACCATCAACAATCTCAAGTTTGCTCGGCACGTGGAGCCCAGTAACCCCAGTATCCAGGAAAAGCTGGCCTGGGCCAAG GCCCAGTACGACAGTGGGGAGCCCACCATCCCCTCCACCATCGCAGAGGAGTTCACCTACAACCCCTTCATGAGAGTGAG GGAGAAGTCAGTCCAGGACCATGCTGGGGAGACCGACCCTGTCCGAGCCATGGGGGCCATCAGGAAAGAGAAGGACAACTTCAGAGTGCCCAAGGACTGA
- the HAGHL gene encoding hydroxyacylglutathione hydrolase-like protein isoform X1, with product MKVKVISVLEDNYMYLVIEESTRDAVAVDAAVPRRLLEIIRKEDVVLRAILTTHHHWDHARGNEELAQLFPGLQVFGADERIGALTHRVTHGQELTFGAIRVRCLFTPCHTSGHMCYFMWEDDSPDAPALFSGDTLFVGGCGQFFEGTAEQMHTNLTQTLGTLPKDTKIFCGHECTVRNLKFALKVEPDNEVVKEKLAWAKQRDDEDLPTVPSTLQEEFLYNPFLRVTEEPVQRFTGSTEPVEVLRVLRSQRDNFKKPKERPNPQAMLAFDWGLFAPFLEKK from the exons ATGAAGGTGAAGGTGATCTCCGTGCTGGAGGACAATTACATGTACCTGGTGATCGAGGAGAGCACCCGCGACGCCGTGGCCGTGGACGCCGCTGTCCCCAGAAGG CTGCTGGAGATCATCAGGAAGGAGGACGTGGTGCTCAGAGCCATCCTCACCACCCACCACCACTG GGACCACGCCAGGGGCAATGAGGAGCTGGCCCAGCTCTTCCCAGGCCTGCAGGTTTTTGGTGCTGACGAGCGCATCGGGGCCCTCACCCACAGAGTCACCCACGGGCAGGAGCTCACG TTTGGGGCCATCAGGGTGAGGTGTCTCTTCACCCCGTGCCACACCTCGGGCCACATGTGCTACTTCATGTGGGAGGACGATTCCCCGGATGCTCCAGCTCTTTTCTCAG GTGACACCCTGTTCGTGGGGGGCTGCGGGCAGTTCTTCgaggggacagcagagcagatGCACACCAACCTCACCCAAACCCTGGGCACTCTGCCCAAGGACACG AAAATTTTCTGTGGTCACGAATGCACCGTCCGAAACCTCAAATTCGCCTTGAAGGTGGAGCCAGACAACGAAGTGGTGAAGGAGAAGCTGGCGTGGGCCAAA CAGCGCGATGACGAGGACCTGCCCACGGTGCCCTCCACGCTGCAGGAGGAGTTCCTGTACAACCCCTTCCTGAGGGTCAC GGAGGAGCCCGTGCAGAGGTTCACGGGCAGCACGGAGCCTGTGGAGGTGCTGAGGGTGCTGCGCTCCCAGAGGGACAACTTCAAGAAGCCCAAGGAGAGACCCAACCCCCAGGCCATGCTGGCCTTCGACTGGGGGCTCTTCGCGCCTTTCCTGGAGAAGAAGTGA
- the HAGHL gene encoding hydroxyacylglutathione hydrolase-like protein isoform X2 encodes MKVKVISVLEDNYMYLVIEESTRDAVAVDAAVPRRLLEIIRKEDVVLRAILTTHHHWDHARGNEELAQLFPGLQVFGADERIGALTHRVTHGQELTFGAIRVRCLFTPCHTSGHMCYFMWEDDSPDAPALFSGDTLFVGGCGQFFEGTAEQMHTNLTQTLGTLPKDTKIFCGHECTVRNLKFALKVEPDNEVVKEKLAWAKRDDEDLPTVPSTLQEEFLYNPFLRVTEEPVQRFTGSTEPVEVLRVLRSQRDNFKKPKERPNPQAMLAFDWGLFAPFLEKK; translated from the exons ATGAAGGTGAAGGTGATCTCCGTGCTGGAGGACAATTACATGTACCTGGTGATCGAGGAGAGCACCCGCGACGCCGTGGCCGTGGACGCCGCTGTCCCCAGAAGG CTGCTGGAGATCATCAGGAAGGAGGACGTGGTGCTCAGAGCCATCCTCACCACCCACCACCACTG GGACCACGCCAGGGGCAATGAGGAGCTGGCCCAGCTCTTCCCAGGCCTGCAGGTTTTTGGTGCTGACGAGCGCATCGGGGCCCTCACCCACAGAGTCACCCACGGGCAGGAGCTCACG TTTGGGGCCATCAGGGTGAGGTGTCTCTTCACCCCGTGCCACACCTCGGGCCACATGTGCTACTTCATGTGGGAGGACGATTCCCCGGATGCTCCAGCTCTTTTCTCAG GTGACACCCTGTTCGTGGGGGGCTGCGGGCAGTTCTTCgaggggacagcagagcagatGCACACCAACCTCACCCAAACCCTGGGCACTCTGCCCAAGGACACG AAAATTTTCTGTGGTCACGAATGCACCGTCCGAAACCTCAAATTCGCCTTGAAGGTGGAGCCAGACAACGAAGTGGTGAAGGAGAAGCTGGCGTGGGCCAAA CGCGATGACGAGGACCTGCCCACGGTGCCCTCCACGCTGCAGGAGGAGTTCCTGTACAACCCCTTCCTGAGGGTCAC GGAGGAGCCCGTGCAGAGGTTCACGGGCAGCACGGAGCCTGTGGAGGTGCTGAGGGTGCTGCGCTCCCAGAGGGACAACTTCAAGAAGCCCAAGGAGAGACCCAACCCCCAGGCCATGCTGGCCTTCGACTGGGGGCTCTTCGCGCCTTTCCTGGAGAAGAAGTGA
- the CIAO3 gene encoding cytosolic iron-sulfur assembly component 3 isoform X1: MAARFSGVLQLTELDDFIAPSQECIKPVKVDKKPGKAAAKIRIEADGSCFQVNQDGEAQKLEKAKITLNDCLACSGCITSAESVLVSQQSHGELCKVLALNKAAAAHEQKLVVVSVSPQSRASLAARCKLGLLETAQKLARFLKSLGVHYVFDTTFSRNFSLLESQQEFVRRFHKQAEDKKALPMLASACPGWICYAEKTHGSFIIPHISTTKSPQQVMGSLVKGYFAEQKHLPPDRIYHVTVMPCYDKKLEASRPDFFNQEYQTRDVDCVITTGEVLKLLEQEGVSLSDVDPAPLDTFCCSALPRLGEAAEELSTHPGGGSGGYLEHIFIHAAQELFGIHVDSIHYKPLKNRDFQEVTLERDGEVLLHFALAYGFRNIQNLVQKLKRGRCPYHYVEVMACPSGCLNGGGQIKLEGESSKEELQQVERLYESLKAEVPEENQAVRELYQHWLGGWGSERALEVLHTQYHAVERANSALNIKW; this comes from the exons ATGGCGGCGCGGTTCAGCGGGGTGCTGCAGCTCACGGAGCTCGACGATTTCATCGCTCCCTCTCAG GAATGCATCAAGCCTGTAAAAGTGGACAAAAagcctggaaaagcagcagctaagATCAGAATTGAAGCTGATGGAAGCTGTTTCCAGGTCAATCAG gatgGGGAAGCacaaaagctggaaaaggccAAAATCACCCTGAATGATTGCCTGGCCTGCAGTGGCTGCATCACCTCAGCTGAGAGTGTCCTGGTGAGCCAGCAGAGCCACGGGGAGCTCTGCAAAGTGCTGGCTCTCAACAAG gctgctgctgcccacgaGCAGAAACTGGTGGTGGTTTCTGTGTCCCCCCAGTCCAGAGCTTCCCTGGCTGCAAGGTGcaagctggggctgctggagacAGCACAGAAGCTGGCCAGGTTCCTCAAGAGTTTAG gtgtgcacTACGTGTTTGACACGACTTTCTCCAGGAATTTCAGCCTCCTGGAGAGCCAGCAGGAATTTGTGAGACGCTTCCACAAGCaagcagaagacaaaaaggCTCTGCCCATGCTGGCTTCTGCCTGCCCAG GTTGGATCTGCTACGCAGAGAAAACCCACGGCAGCTTCATCATCCCCCACATCAGCACCACCAAATCCCCCCAGCAGGTCATGGGCTCCTTAGTCAAGGGCTactttgcagagcagaag CACCTGCCCCCTGACAGGATCTACCATGTCACAGTCATGCCCTGCTACGACAAAAAGCTGGAGGCCTCCAGGCCAGATTTTTTCAACCAGGAATACCAGACCAGGGATGTGGATTGTGTCATCACCACAG GAGAAGTGCTAAAGCTGCTGGAACAAGAAGGAGTGTCCCTATCAGATGTAGATCCTGCTCCCCTGGACACCTT ctgctgctctgccctgcccaggctcggagaggctgcagaggagcTCAGCACCCACCCcggggggggctcaggggggtACCTGGAGCACATCTTCATCCACGCAGCCCAGGAGCTCTTTGGGATCCACGTGGACTCCATCCACTACAAACCTCTCAA GAACAGAGACTTCCAGGAGGTGACCctggagagggatggagaggTGCTGCTCCACTTTGCTCTGGCCTATGGATTCAGGAACATCCAGAACCTGGTGCAGAAGCTGAAACGAGGGAGGTGCCCCTATCACTACGTGGAGGTCATGGCCTGTCCCTCAG GCTGTTTGAATGGAGGAGGACAGATCAAACTCGAGGGAGAATCCAGCAAGGAGGAACTGCAGCAGGTGGAGAGGTTGTATGAATCCCTGAAGGCTGAggttccagaggaaaaccaggcTGTGAGGGAGCTCTACCAGCACTGGCTGGGGGGCTGGGGCTCAGAGAGGGCTCTGGAAGTGCTGCACACGCAGTACCACGCTGTGGAGAGAGCAAACTCTGCCCTCAACATCAAGTGGTGA
- the CIAO3 gene encoding cytosolic iron-sulfur assembly component 3 isoform X3, which yields MAARFSGVLQLTELDDFIAPSQECIKPVKVDKKPGKAAAKIRIEADGSCFQVNQDGEAQKLEKAKITLNDCLACSGCITSAESVLVSQQSHGELCKVLALNKAAAAHEQKLVVVSVSPQSRASLAARCKLGLLETAQKLARFLKSLGVHYVFDTTFSRNFSLLESQQEFVRRFHKQAEDKKALPMLASACPGWICYAEKTHGSFIIPHISTTKSPQQVMGSLVKGYFAEQKHLPPDRIYHVTVMPCYDKKLEASRPDFFNQEYQTRDVDCVITTGEVLKLLEQEGVSLSDVDPAPLDTLNRDFQEVTLERDGEVLLHFALAYGFRNIQNLVQKLKRGRCPYHYVEVMACPSGCLNGGGQIKLEGESSKEELQQVERLYESLKAEVPEENQAVRELYQHWLGGWGSERALEVLHTQYHAVERANSALNIKW from the exons ATGGCGGCGCGGTTCAGCGGGGTGCTGCAGCTCACGGAGCTCGACGATTTCATCGCTCCCTCTCAG GAATGCATCAAGCCTGTAAAAGTGGACAAAAagcctggaaaagcagcagctaagATCAGAATTGAAGCTGATGGAAGCTGTTTCCAGGTCAATCAG gatgGGGAAGCacaaaagctggaaaaggccAAAATCACCCTGAATGATTGCCTGGCCTGCAGTGGCTGCATCACCTCAGCTGAGAGTGTCCTGGTGAGCCAGCAGAGCCACGGGGAGCTCTGCAAAGTGCTGGCTCTCAACAAG gctgctgctgcccacgaGCAGAAACTGGTGGTGGTTTCTGTGTCCCCCCAGTCCAGAGCTTCCCTGGCTGCAAGGTGcaagctggggctgctggagacAGCACAGAAGCTGGCCAGGTTCCTCAAGAGTTTAG gtgtgcacTACGTGTTTGACACGACTTTCTCCAGGAATTTCAGCCTCCTGGAGAGCCAGCAGGAATTTGTGAGACGCTTCCACAAGCaagcagaagacaaaaaggCTCTGCCCATGCTGGCTTCTGCCTGCCCAG GTTGGATCTGCTACGCAGAGAAAACCCACGGCAGCTTCATCATCCCCCACATCAGCACCACCAAATCCCCCCAGCAGGTCATGGGCTCCTTAGTCAAGGGCTactttgcagagcagaag CACCTGCCCCCTGACAGGATCTACCATGTCACAGTCATGCCCTGCTACGACAAAAAGCTGGAGGCCTCCAGGCCAGATTTTTTCAACCAGGAATACCAGACCAGGGATGTGGATTGTGTCATCACCACAG GAGAAGTGCTAAAGCTGCTGGAACAAGAAGGAGTGTCCCTATCAGATGTAGATCCTGCTCCCCTGGACACCTT GAACAGAGACTTCCAGGAGGTGACCctggagagggatggagaggTGCTGCTCCACTTTGCTCTGGCCTATGGATTCAGGAACATCCAGAACCTGGTGCAGAAGCTGAAACGAGGGAGGTGCCCCTATCACTACGTGGAGGTCATGGCCTGTCCCTCAG GCTGTTTGAATGGAGGAGGACAGATCAAACTCGAGGGAGAATCCAGCAAGGAGGAACTGCAGCAGGTGGAGAGGTTGTATGAATCCCTGAAGGCTGAggttccagaggaaaaccaggcTGTGAGGGAGCTCTACCAGCACTGGCTGGGGGGCTGGGGCTCAGAGAGGGCTCTGGAAGTGCTGCACACGCAGTACCACGCTGTGGAGAGAGCAAACTCTGCCCTCAACATCAAGTGGTGA
- the CIAO3 gene encoding cytosolic iron-sulfur assembly component 3 isoform X2, with protein sequence MAARFSGVLQLTELDDFIAPSQECIKPVKVDKKPGKAAAKIRIEADGSCFQVNQDGEAQKLEKAKITLNDCLACSGCITSAESVLVSQQSHGELCKVLALNKAAAAHEQKLVVVSVSPQSRASLAARCKLGLLETAQKLARFLKSLGVHYVFDTTFSRNFSLLESQQEFVRRFHKQAEDKKALPMLASACPGWICYAEKTHGSFIIPHISTTKSPQQVMGSLVKGYFAEQKHLPPDRIYHVTVMPCYDKKLEASRPDFFNQEYQTRDVDCVITTGEVLKLLEQEGVSLSDVDPAPLDTLLGEAAEELSTHPGGGSGGYLEHIFIHAAQELFGIHVDSIHYKPLKNRDFQEVTLERDGEVLLHFALAYGFRNIQNLVQKLKRGRCPYHYVEVMACPSGCLNGGGQIKLEGESSKEELQQVERLYESLKAEVPEENQAVRELYQHWLGGWGSERALEVLHTQYHAVERANSALNIKW encoded by the exons ATGGCGGCGCGGTTCAGCGGGGTGCTGCAGCTCACGGAGCTCGACGATTTCATCGCTCCCTCTCAG GAATGCATCAAGCCTGTAAAAGTGGACAAAAagcctggaaaagcagcagctaagATCAGAATTGAAGCTGATGGAAGCTGTTTCCAGGTCAATCAG gatgGGGAAGCacaaaagctggaaaaggccAAAATCACCCTGAATGATTGCCTGGCCTGCAGTGGCTGCATCACCTCAGCTGAGAGTGTCCTGGTGAGCCAGCAGAGCCACGGGGAGCTCTGCAAAGTGCTGGCTCTCAACAAG gctgctgctgcccacgaGCAGAAACTGGTGGTGGTTTCTGTGTCCCCCCAGTCCAGAGCTTCCCTGGCTGCAAGGTGcaagctggggctgctggagacAGCACAGAAGCTGGCCAGGTTCCTCAAGAGTTTAG gtgtgcacTACGTGTTTGACACGACTTTCTCCAGGAATTTCAGCCTCCTGGAGAGCCAGCAGGAATTTGTGAGACGCTTCCACAAGCaagcagaagacaaaaaggCTCTGCCCATGCTGGCTTCTGCCTGCCCAG GTTGGATCTGCTACGCAGAGAAAACCCACGGCAGCTTCATCATCCCCCACATCAGCACCACCAAATCCCCCCAGCAGGTCATGGGCTCCTTAGTCAAGGGCTactttgcagagcagaag CACCTGCCCCCTGACAGGATCTACCATGTCACAGTCATGCCCTGCTACGACAAAAAGCTGGAGGCCTCCAGGCCAGATTTTTTCAACCAGGAATACCAGACCAGGGATGTGGATTGTGTCATCACCACAG GAGAAGTGCTAAAGCTGCTGGAACAAGAAGGAGTGTCCCTATCAGATGTAGATCCTGCTCCCCTGGACACCTT gctcggagaggctgcagaggagcTCAGCACCCACCCcggggggggctcaggggggtACCTGGAGCACATCTTCATCCACGCAGCCCAGGAGCTCTTTGGGATCCACGTGGACTCCATCCACTACAAACCTCTCAA GAACAGAGACTTCCAGGAGGTGACCctggagagggatggagaggTGCTGCTCCACTTTGCTCTGGCCTATGGATTCAGGAACATCCAGAACCTGGTGCAGAAGCTGAAACGAGGGAGGTGCCCCTATCACTACGTGGAGGTCATGGCCTGTCCCTCAG GCTGTTTGAATGGAGGAGGACAGATCAAACTCGAGGGAGAATCCAGCAAGGAGGAACTGCAGCAGGTGGAGAGGTTGTATGAATCCCTGAAGGCTGAggttccagaggaaaaccaggcTGTGAGGGAGCTCTACCAGCACTGGCTGGGGGGCTGGGGCTCAGAGAGGGCTCTGGAAGTGCTGCACACGCAGTACCACGCTGTGGAGAGAGCAAACTCTGCCCTCAACATCAAGTGGTGA